In the Nocardia asteroides genome, GGCCAGCTCGACCCCTTCGCCACCGTCGACACCGGGCGCTGGGCCGGGCTCGGCTGGGACCCGACGACCAGCGCGGTCGCGGTCATGCTCACCAACAACCCGGAGATCGTGCCGCACACGCTTCCGGTCTCCTGGCGGCTCTCCGCCTCCGCCGCACCGGTGGTGTCGGCGGCGTTCTACCCGTTCACCCCGTTCCGGGCGGGAACGGGCAGCGCCGACCGGCGGCTGGAGTTCGCCGCGCGCGGCCTGCGCACCCCCGTCGACCTGGTGCTGGACGAGGCCGCCGAGCACGGCTGGGGCTGGTACGAGCTGCCGCGGCGGCATACGCTGCGCACCGACAGCGCGGCGGTGCGCGCGGTCGCCGACATCACCCGCCGGGTGCTGGAGCGGGCCGCCACCGCGCACTCCGAGCAGGGCTCGCGGCCGGTCACCGCGGAGCGGGTGGCGATCGGCACCGCGCACCGCGACCAGGCCGAGGCGGTGCGCAACGCGCTGCGCGGCACGGTCGCCGACGGGGTCACGGTGGACACCGCGAACCGGCTGCAGGGGCGCGAGTACGACCTCACCGTCGTGCTGCACCCGCTCTCCGGCCGCCGCGACGCAGGCGCCTTCCACCTGGAGGCCGGGCGGCTCTGCGTGCTCGCCTCCCGGCACCGGCACGCCTGCGTGATGGTCGGGCGGGCCGGGATTCCCGAGCTCCTCGACTCGCATCCCTCCGCCGAGCCGGTGCACCTGGGGGTGCCGGTCAAGTTCCCGGACGGGTGGGAGGCGAATCACGCGGTGCTCAGCCACCTCGCGAAGCACCGGGTTCCCGCCGACGGGTAGTCGTCACGGGCGGTACCGCGCAGCGGGCACGAGCACTCGCCGCCGTGCCGTGCTGCGCCGCGGTGCGGAGCAGCTGCGCTCAAACCTCCGCGGGTGCCGCGAAAGTGGCGGCGAGGGCGCGCGGGACTTCCTCGGGGACGCCGACGTAGGCGAGGTAACCGTCCGGGCGGACCAGGTAGGCGGCGTCCTCGGCCGCGTAGGTGCGCGCGAAATCGCCCGCGCTGTCCCGGATCACCGGGAGCACCGTGGCGACCGGCGTCTCCGGCCCCGCCACCAGGTACACGTCGAGCTGCCCGTGCGCGGCCCGCCGCGCGTCGTCCGCCACCCGTTCGAGCGCGGCGAACCACTCCGGCCCCTGCTCCCCGCCTGCGTACAGCAGCAGCGTGTGGCCCGCCCCGGCGAGCAGCGAGAAGAGCCGGATCGGAAACTGCACGAGCTCCCGGGTGAGCCCCGACGCGTCCGGCGCGCGCCGCCCCGCCGCCACCCCGCCCAGCGCCGACGACAGCACGATCGGACTATCCCGGTAATCGAGCAGCAACTGCGCCTCGCGACGCAGTATCCGCTCCGGATCCCCCGCCCCGATCCCCTCCCTGGCGTGCCGCACCGTGCGCCCCACCACCTCCTCCCCGACGGGCCTGCGCTCGGCGTCGTAACTGCCGAGCAGCTCGACCCCGGCCACCCCGGCGACGGCGAGCGCCAGCTTCCAGCCGAGGTTGTGCGCGTCCTGGATGCCGGTGTTCATCCCCTGCGCCCCGGTGGGCGGGTGGATGTGCGCGGCGTCGCCCGCGACGAAGACCCGCCCGGTGCCGTAGCTGTCCACGATCCGGTGGCTGATCCGGAACACCGACGACCAGCGCAGGTTCCGCGCGGTCGCGGGCTCGGGGGCGAGCCGGTCGAGCACCGCCTGGATGTGGTGCAGCTCC is a window encoding:
- a CDS encoding FAD-dependent monooxygenase, which gives rise to MADPDVLVVGAGPVGLAAAVELARRGVRCRVLEQLPERPRFAKAVGVQPRTLEVFEGMGVLRETLDAAVRMRGQLVYADGAEVARLDLEPPPDIPYGFAALPQYETERVLGERLVRCGVRVEYGTALVSFAQDDTGVTAVLRGPDGERTVRAGYLVGADGAHSAVRKGLGLTFEGAAFAEQYMLGDVELDWTAPSGYGVRSSRGADVLVCIPLPGHRRYRVSMLAPEELAVPVTDGVAHGMEGDRAPELHHIQAVLDRLAPEPATARNLRWSSVFRISHRIVDSYGTGRVFVAGDAAHIHPPTGAQGMNTGIQDAHNLGWKLALAVAGVAGVELLGSYDAERRPVGEEVVGRTVRHAREGIGAGDPERILRREAQLLLDYRDSPIVLSSALGGVAAGRRAPDASGLTRELVQFPIRLFSLLAGAGHTLLLYAGGEQGPEWFAALERVADDARRAAHGQLDVYLVAGPETPVATVLPVIRDSAGDFARTYAAEDAAYLVRPDGYLAYVGVPEEVPRALAATFAAPAEV
- a CDS encoding AAA domain-containing protein: MTENLSAAAESAVTGILADLAGGTGRAVVVDSPPGAGKSTLVVRAARQLAESGRPHMIVAQTNEQVDDLIERLATADPALAIGRVSSQSYTESARIRHPNVVSRQKIADLDDRTVLIGTAAKWATIDDGRWEHAIIDEAYQMRSDMLLRIANRFERGLFVGDPGQLDPFATVDTGRWAGLGWDPTTSAVAVMLTNNPEIVPHTLPVSWRLSASAAPVVSAAFYPFTPFRAGTGSADRRLEFAARGLRTPVDLVLDEAAEHGWGWYELPRRHTLRTDSAAVRAVADITRRVLERAATAHSEQGSRPVTAERVAIGTAHRDQAEAVRNALRGTVADGVTVDTANRLQGREYDLTVVLHPLSGRRDAGAFHLEAGRLCVLASRHRHACVMVGRAGIPELLDSHPSAEPVHLGVPVKFPDGWEANHAVLSHLAKHRVPADG